The DNA segment AAATATACAGATAAAAAATTTTTGATAAAATATTAGGATAATAATGGAATTATAGGAGGAATTTTGATATTATTGTAGAATATATATAATATAATCTATTGTTTTACGAAGAGGTGTTTTTTATGGTGTCAATAAAACAGCAGGAAATCAAATACTTGCCGATAGACCTTATTAGGCCAAATCCATATCAGCCTCGCAAAATCTTTGACACAGCTAATCTTCAAGAGCTTTGCGATTCTATAAAAGCTTATGGCGTTATACAGCCAATAAGCGTGAGAGTCGTAAATGGCAATTCGTATGAGCTTATATCTGGAGAAAGACGTCTAAGAGCATCAAAGTTGGCGGGCCTTACGACAATTCCTGCTATAGTGTTTGAGGCGTACGATGAAGATTCTGCGGTTATTGCTTTAATAGAAAATTTACAGAGAAAGGATCTTAACTTTTTAGAGGAAGCTGAAGGGTATTACAACCTAATAAACGACCACAATCTTACTCAAGAAAAACTGGCTGTTATGCTGGGGAAAAGCCAATCTACAATAGCTAATAAGTTGAGGCTTTTAAAGCTTAGCGATAATATAAAAGCCAAATTGATAGAGCACAATTTGACAGAGCGCCATGCACGTGCCCTTTTAAGGCTTCCAGATGAGGAGATGCAGAATAAGGCTCT comes from the Thermoanaerobacterium aotearoense genome and includes:
- the noc gene encoding nucleoid occlusion protein — translated: MVSIKQQEIKYLPIDLIRPNPYQPRKIFDTANLQELCDSIKAYGVIQPISVRVVNGNSYELISGERRLRASKLAGLTTIPAIVFEAYDEDSAVIALIENLQRKDLNFLEEAEGYYNLINDHNLTQEKLAVMLGKSQSTIANKLRLLKLSDNIKAKLIEHNLTERHARALLRLPDEEMQNKALDIIIKKKCNVKETEKIVQDMINKITMEEDKKEEKKKMMRFYKDIRIFVNTIKQAITIMKNSGVDAEYTELNEDDYIEFKIRIPKK